The region AGTAGGTCTAACATTTACAGCATTATTACTTGCTGAGGCAGCACCAGCAGTATTTGAATATGGTAAAATGACAATAAATCAAGCTCTAGAAAATTTAAGAAGTAGTAATGCATTAAATAATGCAAGAAATTTAAGAAATATAATGAATAGTGGAGGATTACAACCGGCATTTGCAGGAGTACCTTCTGACGCAGTAGCAGTACCTTCATCCCCAGCGATAGCACTAGAAACAGATGTAACAGTTGGATTAGATATAGCAACATATACACAATATAGCGATGCGTTTGGAAATACGGTTTATACGATTACAAATAATTCTGGTTTTGGAGGAATGCTTGAGGGGATGGGTAAAGGTGCCCAAGAAATTGTTGATGGTGCTAACTTAAGTGGAAAAATCGGCGGTCTATCAGGTAGAGCCGCATCAGCCGTAGAAGTACATGAAGCTGCAGTTAAATTTTGTGGTGGAAAAGGTGTTAAGATTAGAAAGATTGATGGTGGAATGCTATACGAGAGTGCTGATGGCACTAAAACTGTTAGAACAGGTGTGAAGTATGGAAAAAGCAAGGCAACAGGCAGTTTAGTATATGAAGCTAATTTTGAAATTAACGATGGGAAAGGCAATGTTACATCTAATTATCATGTTACAATTAAGTAAAGAATAAATATAGTAGAGGGAGGAAAGTACTAATTTATGAGACCTGAACTTAAAAGAATAGTTCTAAAAGGAAGTATGCCCGAGAGTATTGATGATTTTGTCATTGCTGCAGATGCTGATATTGGCGAAGAAGGGTTCGAAGGTACTGACTACTTTCATTTTAGAATGGTTACTCCAAAAAGATTAAAGAAATGGCTAGAAGAAGACAAAATAGTAAATGGTAGAGCTACATTTATTGTAAATGAATCTACAATGGAAGAAAATCTCAAAGTTGCTGAAAATGAAATAAAAAAAATACTGCAACACTGTGAGAATACTTCGTGGGAGAAAGTAGCTAATGAAATAAATCTGTACCTTAAATGGGAGTATAGTAGTTTATAAGAACACCCATTCGGGACAGTTCTGACTTGAGTGACATGAGTGTTGATAATAATTAAATTAGGATATAAGCTGCATCATTAATAAAAATACGTCAGATTGATTTATGAGTCTGACGTATTTTTGTATAAATATAATCTTATCTACCTACAGCTACGCATATTACTTAAACTGTTAAAATTAGTAGAAAAAATGTATAATTAGGAATGTAGTAAGGAGGATAATGTTATGATAGTTAATAAAGATAATATTAGAAATTTATTGATTGATTCTATTCATTCTAATATTGAGGCTAAAGAGTTTTTTGAAAGGAATGTAAAAAACGAAAAGGTTTTAAATTTATTAGTTCAATGTGCTATAGGAGATTACTCTAATGATGCTAGAATGGAAGCGGCTTATTGGATATCTAAATTTAATAAAGATATTTTAAAGACAGTAGAAAATGAATTATTAAAAATACAAAAAGATGAACTTGATAGTATTGCATGCCATGTTTTTGTTGCATTAGGTAAGATAAAATCAAAAGAGGGGTTAAAGTATTTAATTGAAAGTCGAATTAAACCTACATTGTACTGGGAGGCACAAGCTTTAAAATTTTATTTTGAAAATTTTCTTGAGTAGGGAACAAACACTAGGGCAATGTCATTAACCTAGTGTTCAAAAAAATTACAATATACAAGCAAAAATTTCACAATTACTTAAAAAGGTATGAATTTTCAATGAAATACAAAATGGATTTTTTACATTTTGTATGGTAATATAATTTAATCTGTTCTTTTGTGAAAATAAATGCTCTTTTCTGACAAGAATGTAAATAAGATAAAACCAGAAAGGAGCGTTTTTTAAATGAAAGCAATGCCAAAAGAAGTATTAAGAGAAATGATAAAGGAAGGTAATTTAAAAACAGCAGGAGATTTACATAGCTATTAAAAAAATATGTTTAAAGATGCATTACAAGAAATGCTAGAAGCAGAATTAGAATTGGAGCTAGGTTATTCAAAGGGAGATAAAAAAATAAGTATACTGAAAATACATCTATTGGGGACGGTTTGGAGTGAACCCATTTTAGTGTACGATTTGGGTACGGTTAAAATTATTGAAATTTTTCTTAAATAATACATTTTTGTTTATAGATATAAGGGGTCACTCCCTCTAAGTTTTTTTGAGGTCTATAATTTATATAGTACTCCATATATTCCTCAGTTATTTGAATTACATCATTTAAATCTTTTATTTTATCTTTCATTAAATGAATTGTTTCACATTTATAGTGACTAAAAGCCTGAGGGGATGGGTAATGATGTAACTGTTGAATATAATGGTAAGAAAGTTCCTGTTTATAGAGGTGGTAATAATTTTACTGTAAAGCCTAATGAAGTGAAGACAAATAAAAATACAGGTTTAGTAAAAACAACACATAGTGTTTCTTTAGATACAAATCCAAATACAGTATCAAAATTTGGAGGAGCATATAAAATTGATAATTTACCTGAAGGATTAAAAATTATTCAAAGAGGACAAAGACTTGAACATTATGAAATTGTTCCAGCTTATGATATGCCTTTAGAACAGTTCCAAAAATTACTAAATCAAATCAAGGTTTCGCCATTTTAATATAGGAGGTGATTTAAATGAATAACATACTAAAAATAATTTTTTTAGACAGTTCTGAATTAGCAGAAAATGAAGCTTTAGATAAAGGATATCGTAATGATGTATATGTAGTAATTAATAATCAAATTTTTCATATTAATATATATGACATTGTAAGATTAAAACAAGATTTCGATAGCGAGCAAAAAGACTATAATTATTATGCGGTTGAACCAAATCTTATTTTAGTTAAAAAGGTAGATAAAGAAAATATTATATATACAATACGTAAACTTAATGAAGAAAAATATTTTGAAAATATAAAAAAAGAAAGGAATATCAGTATTAATTTACTAAAACAACAGTATAGTAGTAATATAGAAATAATATTATAACTATATCTATTAGTGCAAGTTACCTTTTGAAATAAAAAATTTACCAAAACACCTATTTGGGACAGTTCCGATTTGGGTGACGTGGATGTCAATAATAATCAAATTAGGATAAAAGCAACATTATTAATAAAAATACGTCAGATTGATTTGTGAGTCTGACGTATTTTTGTATAAATATAATCTTAACTACTTACAGCTACATGTATTACTTAAACTGTTAAAACTAGCATAAAAAATGTATAATAAAGAAGGAGAAGAAATCCTTATAAAGTCAGTAGAATATATATATGATGCAAACGGAAATGAAATAAGACAAAAAGCAAAAGAGTTGTTTAATGAAAAACAAAATCAGAAACTTATAATTTTAAGTTACAGCATGTAAATTATTGTTTAAAAGACAATAGAGAAGATACTCACTTCGTACTTGATTGGATAGGAGTTTTTCCAGGACCAGTAGGAATGGTTGCAGATGGTGCAAATGGCTTAATGTATTTAGCAGAAGGAGGATGTGGTAATGCACTTATATCATTCGCATCAGTTGTTACACAGTCATATGATGCAGCAAAAGAAAGTAGAAAAAGCTATGGCCCAACTTTAAAGCAAGCTGAACTGCTTGATGACGAACTAAAGTTAGAAAAGAATAATTTTAAGCCAGTTGTCAATGATAATCCAGAACCGTTAGAGTATACTAGGTATTC is a window of Abyssisolibacter fermentans DNA encoding:
- a CDS encoding Imm8 family immunity protein: MRPELKRIVLKGSMPESIDDFVIAADADIGEEGFEGTDYFHFRMVTPKRLKKWLEEDKIVNGRATFIVNESTMEENLKVAENEIKKILQHCENTSWEKVANEINLYLKWEYSSL
- a CDS encoding IS3 family transposase, which codes for MQQLHHYPSPQAFSHYKCETIHLMKDKIKDLNDVIQITEEYMEYYINYRPQKNLEGVTPYIYKQKCII